The nucleotide window GATTTCTATATCAAAAATTCGATCTATACGAAACAACGAAATACTGTCTTTTTCGTATAGATAGGCAGGACAGTACCATAAACCATTGTTGGCATATACGCCGATTGGCCTAATAAGTCGTGAAGACATACCGCGTTTGGCATTATAGCGTATACGCAACTTAGCCCCAGCTATAGCTGAGTCAAGCAAATCTTTGAGTAACGGCGCATGTATATGGCGCAGGGGTGTCCAGAACGAAATATAATCACGTAGCATTTTTAATTTCTCTTTCGCATCGGGTGGCAAATGCATATAAAATTTGTGAAGAGCTGCTTTTATTTCTGTATTAAATGGTAAAGAATTATAGTGAAGCAAAGATTCATAAGCAAAATACATAGAAATCGCTTCTTCTTCAGTAAAAAGAATAGGAGGAAGCAAGCTATTTTTTAGTACGGTATAACCACCGTGTGGTCCTTGCTCCGCGTACAATGGAACACCCCAATGGCTAAGCTCTAATAAATCACGTTGTACGGTACGGACAGACACCCCAAACTCATCCGCAATCTCGCGAGCTGTAAACGTTCGTTTTAGATTAATATAGGTCATCATATCAAGCAGTCGCTTTACTTTAGACATATACGCTAGCTCCTTTATATACATACAAGTAATACAGTTCTGTTAGTACCTATGGTTTTACACTTCTTAAGTTTTGAGAACCGCTACATATGGTACGTTCTCCCCCTTCAAAAAATGTTTTTATGATTGTCTATATTTTATGTCATAAATATGACATGTTTTGTCGTAATTAGATAGTAAGATTATCTTACCACAAGCACAAGGAGGAATTGTAATGGAAGAGAAAAAAGTCGTATTATATATTGCAGTTAGTGTGGATGGATATATCGCTGATGAGTTTGGTGGTATCGAATGGTTAGAAGAGGCAGGACAAAAAGGCGAAGGCGACAACGGATACAGTGTTTTTTACGAGACAGTTGATACGATTGTAATGGGAAATGCGACATATGAACAAATCCTAGGATTTGATATTCCGTTTCCGTATGAAGGTAAACCTTCCTATGTATTTTCACGTACGAAAACAGGAAAAGATGAACATGTCGAATTTATTAACAGTGACCCTAAAACGTTCTTAGATCGCTTACAGGGAGATCGGCGTATTTGGTTGGTCGGAGGTGCAGGTGTGTTAAACGCTTTTATGAAATCAAACACGGTAGATGAATTACGTATTACGTATATTCCCATTTTACTTGGAAAAGGTATTCCTTTATTTCATGGCGGCTATGAAAAAACAAATTTACAACTTCAAAATGTGACGACGTATAAGGAAATTGTGGAGTTACATTATAAGGTAGAGAGGTAAACGAAGGCCCTCTTATGCTACAATGTAGAAAAGGGGGGTTGTATATGATTTCACTCATTGCAGCGATGGATCGCAATCGCTTAATTGGAACAAATAATGAACTGCCATGGCGATTGCCTGCGGATTTGGCTTATTTTAAAAGTGTTACAATGGGACATCCCGTTATTATGGGACGTAAAACATATGAATCAATAGGTAGACCATTACCAGGGCGGGAAAATATAATTGTAACTCGTAATCCTGCATACAAAGCTGAAGGATGTGTTGTTGTGCATTCTTTAGACGAATTGCTGACGCGGTTTGCTTCTTCTGATAAAGAGGCCTTTGTTATCGGCGGAGCCGAACTGTATAAAGAGGCATTGGCTGTAGGAAACCGTCTATATATTACACATATTGAAGATGAATTCTCAGGAGACGCTTGGTTCCCTTGTATTGATGAATGGCAAGAAATATCTCGAGAGCCCGGAATATGTGACGAAAAAAATCCATATGCATATTATTTTTCGATTTATGAAAAAAAGAACCAATAATTTGGTTCTTTTTTTATGCGTGCAACAATCCTGTATTATAATGGAAGATATAGGGGGGATATGTATGAAAAAAATAGGTAGTCTGATCTTATTGTGTTTACTTATGGTTGCATGCAATAAAGAACCGCAGCCGGAAGAAGTGATGGATAAGTACATAAAGGCGTGGAATAAGCAAAATTTCAGTGAGATGTACGAACAGCTTTCTGAGGATGCAAAAAGTCAAATAACAAAAGAAGAATTCACTTCTCATTATAATGATATTTATAAAGATATGGAAGTAAGTGAAGTACAAGTGAAAGCTGTATCTACAAAAGAAGACAAAAAAAACAAAGAAAAAACCGCTTTACCTTATAAAGCACAATTAAAAACGCTAGCGGGAGAAATTTCATTCAAAAGTAATGTGGAGCTAGTGAAAGAGAAGGAGGACAAGACAGAAGTCTGGCGAATAGCGTGGACGCCTGCACTGATTTTTCCTGCTATGAAAGAAGATGATAGGGTGCAGGTTAAACCGTATATACCAAAGCGTGGTGACATTGTAGATCCAAAAGGTAACATACTTGCCGGCGAAGGAACTGTATACGAAATTGGTCTTGTGCTGGAGAAAATGGGTGAAAATCATAGTGCCACAAAGCAACGACTCTCTCAATTGCTAGAGATGAGTGTCGATGAAATTGATAAAAAGCTGAGCGAAAAATGGGTAAAACCACATTTGCTTGTTCCGCTTACAATCTTATCTGATGAAGCCAGTCACGCAGAACTTCTGCGTTTACCTGGTGTAAAGATAACGGACAAAAAAATGCGAGTGTATCCATTAAAAGAAGCTGCCGCACACGTAACAGGTTACATCGGAGAAATTACAGCGGAAGAGTTGCAAAAAACAAAAGGATATCAACCTGGCGATAAGATAGGCAAAAGAGGTCTTGAACAGGTATATGAAGACAAATTAAAGGGGCAGAAGGGTGCTCGCATTTACATTGTAGATCGTAATAAAAAAGAAAAAGAGGTGCTAGCAGATAAACCTGCGAAAGATGGAGAAACCGTTACTGTAACCATTGATACAGCTATGCAGCAAGCGCTATATACAGAGCTGAAAGATAATGCAGGAACGGCAAGTGCCATTAATCCTCAGACAGGCGAAATACTTGCGCTTGTCAGCACGCCTGCTTTTAATCCGAACGATTTTGTGCAAGGAATGAAAGCGGCGGATTGGAATGTACTTAACGATAATTTAAAACAACCACTCTTAAACCGATTTACGCAAGCATACACACCAGGTTCAGTATTCAAACCAATTACGGCTGTTATTGGTATGAACACGGGTACGTTAAATCCGAAGGAAGAAAAGCAAATTACTGGTTTACAGTGGGCGAAGGATGGATCTTGGGGTAATTATTTTGTCACAAGGGTAAAGGAAGCAAGTCCCATTGATTTAGAAACCGCTTTGGTATACTCTGATAACATTTATTTTGCACAAGAGGCACTGAAGGTTGGAACAGAAACGTTCAGTGAAGAAGCAAAGAAATTTGGATTTGGAGAAAAATTACCACTTGCTTATCCGTTCCAGGAATCAAAGTTGGCAGTGACAGATATTAAAAATGATATCCAACTTGCTGATACAGCTTACGGCCAAGGGG belongs to Ectobacillus sp. JY-23 and includes:
- a CDS encoding penicillin-binding transpeptidase domain-containing protein, with the protein product MKKIGSLILLCLLMVACNKEPQPEEVMDKYIKAWNKQNFSEMYEQLSEDAKSQITKEEFTSHYNDIYKDMEVSEVQVKAVSTKEDKKNKEKTALPYKAQLKTLAGEISFKSNVELVKEKEDKTEVWRIAWTPALIFPAMKEDDRVQVKPYIPKRGDIVDPKGNILAGEGTVYEIGLVLEKMGENHSATKQRLSQLLEMSVDEIDKKLSEKWVKPHLLVPLTILSDEASHAELLRLPGVKITDKKMRVYPLKEAAAHVTGYIGEITAEELQKTKGYQPGDKIGKRGLEQVYEDKLKGQKGARIYIVDRNKKEKEVLADKPAKDGETVTVTIDTAMQQALYTELKDNAGTASAINPQTGEILALVSTPAFNPNDFVQGMKAADWNVLNDNLKQPLLNRFTQAYTPGSVFKPITAVIGMNTGTLNPKEEKQITGLQWAKDGSWGNYFVTRVKEASPIDLETALVYSDNIYFAQEALKVGTETFSEEAKKFGFGEKLPLAYPFQESKLAVTDIKNDIQLADTAYGQGEVLMTPLHVALSYAPFITRGSIPAPSLQKGENEGMVWKDKIMSEATAMLVHNSLIRVIDDPEGIGRAAKIDGARLAGKTGTAELKKAKRTEGQENGWFVAYDEKKVVVVMIEDVKTRGGSNYVVAKVKRVFDNEK
- a CDS encoding dihydrofolate reductase family protein — encoded protein: MEEKKVVLYIAVSVDGYIADEFGGIEWLEEAGQKGEGDNGYSVFYETVDTIVMGNATYEQILGFDIPFPYEGKPSYVFSRTKTGKDEHVEFINSDPKTFLDRLQGDRRIWLVGGAGVLNAFMKSNTVDELRITYIPILLGKGIPLFHGGYEKTNLQLQNVTTYKEIVELHYKVER
- a CDS encoding dihydrofolate reductase, which encodes MISLIAAMDRNRLIGTNNELPWRLPADLAYFKSVTMGHPVIMGRKTYESIGRPLPGRENIIVTRNPAYKAEGCVVVHSLDELLTRFASSDKEAFVIGGAELYKEALAVGNRLYITHIEDEFSGDAWFPCIDEWQEISREPGICDEKNPYAYYFSIYEKKNQ
- a CDS encoding YafY family protein; this translates as MSKVKRLLDMMTYINLKRTFTAREIADEFGVSVRTVQRDLLELSHWGVPLYAEQGPHGGYTVLKNSLLPPILFTEEEAISMYFAYESLLHYNSLPFNTEIKAALHKFYMHLPPDAKEKLKMLRDYISFWTPLRHIHAPLLKDLLDSAIAGAKLRIRYNAKRGMSSRLIRPIGVYANNGLWYCPAYLYEKDSISLFRIDRIFDIEIIEEDPGTYMTLREWLSNEETKEPIKLKVRLTREGVRQCLTNPWLEQYVASDNEAGYIEMMIETSEIHFTGDFFFSLGSDAIVEEPAEMVSYICEKAQSILKLYQNENK